The following DNA comes from Myxococcales bacterium.
CGCGCTTTGCGGGATGGTCCATCTGCACGCCAGATCTTCCTGGCACAGGGGCCCGCCTTTCGGCGAAAAGCCCGGCTTCGATTCCCGAGATCGCCCAAGCGGTGCGCGCCTCACTGGACCCGGAGATCAGGGCGCGCCGCTTGTGGCTGGTGGGCCTGTCCTTGGGAAGCATGGTCGCGCTTTCCTGGGCCCTGCAGTTCCCCCAAGACGTGGCCGGGCTGGCTCTGCTGAGCGGAAGCGTGGGCAGCCTTTCGCCGCCGTGGCGACGCTTGCGGCCGGGCGCGCTCCGCACCTTCGTGCAAATTGCGCGGGCACGCTCGGCGGGCATGCGCGAGCAGCTCACCTTGGCAGTCACGTCGGCAAACCCGGCGGCTCAGAAGGCGGCGCTGCCGGCGTGGACCCAGGCCGCGGAAGCCCGCCCGGTGTCGCGGCACACCTTGGGGCGCCAACTGCTGGCGGCCCAGCGCTTTCGCCCGCTCGTCATGCCCCTGGCCATTCCCACGTTGGTGTTGGCAGGCGCACGGGACGCGCTCGTGCACCCCAGTTGCTCACAGCGACTTGCGCAGGCGCTGGGGTCTCCGATTTTCATCCACCCCGAGGCCGGACACGACCTGACGCTCGACGAGCCTGCGTGGGTGCTGGATCGCCTGGGCGCCTGGGCGGCTTCGGAAAATGTAACAATCAAGACTTGAAATTGTCGCTAAACTGTCATGTGTGCTCTTCAAAAAACGCCTCGTGGGTGACTACCCCTCGGCGGCCCGCTTTCAGGCGGGATGGCGCACCCTCGCACACCACCTGAACGGGGAAGAGTCGATCGCGGGGCACTCCGTAGAGGGCAGGCCCATTTACAGGTTCGACCTGGGCACCAAGGGCGCCCCCGTGGTGATGCTGAGCGCCCTCATCCACGGCATCGAGGTGATTGGGTCTGTGGCCCTTTACCAGGTGCTCCGGGACCTTGGCGCGTCGGACGCCGGCAAAAAGCTATTTGATGAGCTGCACCTCGTGGTGCTGCCCATCCTGAATCCTGATGCGTTCACGCGGAACATGAACCACCTGGATCGGGGCTGGCCGGCCCTGCGGCGCACGAACGCACGCGGGGTGGACCTGAACCGCAACTTTCCCCACGTGGCCCCGCTGGAAAAGCGCCACCTGTTTTCGGGTTCGACCTGGAAGGGCTCCCCGCACTACCAGGGCCCCAAGCCCTTCTCGGAGCCAGAGAGCCGGGCCGTGAGGAACGTGGTGGAGACCCTCGAGCCCCATCTGTCTCTGGGCTTTCACAGCTTCGGCAACATGATCCTCTACCCGTGGGCGTTTTCTCAGCAGCCAAACCGGCGCTACGCGGTGTACAGCGACCTGGCCAACGCGTTTGCGGCCGACATCCAGGGCGCGCGCTACGCCGTTCGGCAGGCCTCGCAGTTTTATCCCACGGTGGGTGACATGGATGATTGGCTCGATGATCAGCACGGCACGCTCGCCATGACGATCGAAGTGGGCGCCCTGAACCGTAGACTTTTTCACCCGCTGCGGCTGCTGAACCCGTTTTGCTGGATGAACCCACTGCGCATCGAAACCACCGTGGGGCATCTGGTGCCGGGCATGCGCGCGCTCTTGGATCGCGCGGCCCACATGAAGCTACCGGCGCTCACGCCGGCCTGAGCGCGGGGGCTGCCGTACGGGGGCAGGTAAGAACTCTGCCTTCGAAACGAAATCGGGAGGGCATCTCGGCCCCCCCGACTAAGCTCGTTTATGTGGAGTCTCGAAAGGGGGACTAGTCGGTGTGAACGACCAGACCCAGGACGCTCTGGAACCAGGTATCCGTGCCTTCACCGTCGCGATTTGCGAAGATCTGAGCGTCAGACTTCTCGAAGCGGTTGTCCAAGCGAATGACGAGATTGCCGGCCTCGTAAGGCTTGTACTCGAGGGTCACAGTGCCCGTGATGAGGTAGTTGTCCTCTGCACCCCAGATGAGGCCGTCCGGGTCGCCAAGATACTCACCACGCAGAGCCACGCCGAGCTGGTCCGTCAGACCAAGACCGCCGGCTAGGCTCGCGCCGTACCACGTGCCATCGTCGAGCGCGTTACCGGCGCTGTCGACGCGCTTGGTGTTCATGCCGTAGTCGGCGTTGAACACGAGGCTCAGGTTGCCAATTGCAGCCGTCGCCACCAAGTCCACGAAGTGATCGAAGAAGTCGGCTTCCGGGTCCAACGAACCCATGTACCCGAGGATCACGGCGACATCGCCCATGGCGTACGCGCCCTGGAGGGCCACAGAGGGCGTTTCATCGCCCGAGTCAACGATGTTGTTGGCGCCGTTGACCACCATACCGGTCAAGGTCAACTCGTCACTGACGGCGGCCGCGGCCCGAACGCCCGTGTGCCAGAAGGGCTGCATGGCGTAGTAGAGACCACCGCGCGTGTAGTTCAGGTTCTTCCAGCTTTCCGCAACCTCGGCGCCGAAGATGGTTCCAAACTGACCCACGTCGATCTTCAAGGAGCTCGTTGGCTTCCACGTACCGAAAGCCTGGAGGATGTTCTCAATCCCGAGCCCGAGCTGACCGGCTTCCGTCCCACGTCCGTAGAAGATCGGAACCGATGGGCCGAAGCGGAGCGAAGCGGTGGCGCCGAAGTGCTCGGTCTCGTAGACAGTGTCGATCCCGAGGAACGAGAGGGAAAAACCGTTTGCCGCCGAGTAGGCGCGGTGACCTGGCTGCGTCGCCGAGTTCTTCGACGTCGAGTAATTGTAGTAGGCGTCCGCGAACATCGAGATCTTGAGGCCGCTCGACGGGGCCGCCGGGGCCTCCGCGGTCTGCGCGAAGGCAGTGCCTCCAAGAAGCGTTGTCACGACAGCTGCTGAAAAGATACGAGTCATTTGCGCTTTCTCCCTATGGGTGTTGGTGTGTGCAAGTCGAAAGTAGTGAGCGCAACCCACGCTGTAAAGCACGCGAAAGCGTTCGGAAACAGAGTTAGCCACAGTGAAATCGCTAAGAAACGCGTCCGAAACAAGCGAGGTAGTGAAGAAGCAGCAATCGCACGTTTTGCGCCCCTAAACCCCTGCTTGCGCCTCACGCACCACGATCCAAGCGGGTGCCGTTTGAACACGGGAAGCGTGTGAAGGTCGATGCCTTTCTTTACCCCACATGGCAAATGGTACGTGGCGGACCTGTTGCGCTTACGTCACGGAATCCAACCGTTAACTTCCAGGAAATAGATAGCCAGATCGAGGGGAGATTCACGCGTTTCCGTGCCTCTTTGCCTCTCGAAAGCCGCCCGCGAACGCACACGAACGCCCTTGCGAGCCTCGCGCCCTGCCGCGCCCCGGACGGCCCCAGGCGCGGACGGTTCCCCTGCCCGAGACAGCGGGAGGCCCCCGTCGCGCCTCATCTCGCCAGGTATCCGGCAGTCTTGGTTACAATCGAGCCTCAGGTTTCAACCGCACACCTCGCGAACCGGCCACCGAGGCCGACCGCAGGTCGTGGGCTTGAAACAATCGTGCCGAAAGGCGCGCCTGGTGCGCGAGGCATGTCGGGGTAACAGCCCGTCTCGGAGAGGCCAACCGACTTTGGGGCTTGCCCGGGCAACGGGCTAGCCGATGCGATATGATCAAAAAATCGATATGTCCTCAAGGCGGATGATCACGACCCTGCACGCGCTCGTCGCCCTCGTGGTGGCGCTCGCGTCGTGTCTCGGCGTCTTCGCGCCGAACGAGGGAGCATTCCGCCCCACCGGCACGGTCGGCACGTCGAGCCCGCCTGCGTCCTCCCCGGCCGAGCGGACTGAACCGGAGCCCGCGGAGGCGCCTGCACCGGAATCCGGAGAGCCCGGAGAAGGCCCAGGCACGGAGGCCGCGCGGCTGGCCAAAGCCCCGGGTTCTGGAAAACGCCCGGCGTCCGTCCTCGTAAGGGCCGGCGCCGGGGTCCCCCTGGCCCGGGCCCCTCACGTCTTTGCCGGTTTGACCGTCCCGCGGTCTCAGCCCGCCCACATCGCGTACCAGCGCTTTTTGAGCTGAGCCCCTCTCCGGCCTCCCCTCGCTCCCGGGCCGAGGCGCGCGCCCAGGCTTCGCGACTGCGGGTTATGCCCGTCGCGCGGCCCTCGGCGGGCAGCCACGCAGCCCCGGCCTGCACTTCGCCTTCGATTTCCCATTCCGTTTCCCATTCCGAAAGACCGTCATGGGCCTCCGCTCCGAACTCAGTGACATCAAAACCAGCCTTCCCGCCGATCTCCTCGCGTCGTTCGTCGTTTTCCTCGTCGCTCTTCCTTTATGCATGGGTGTTGCCGTGGCCTCGGGGGTCCCTCCCGCCCTGGGGCTCATCACGGGCATCGTGGGCGGTCTGGTGGTTGGGGTGCTGGCCGGGTCGCCGCTTCAGGTGAGCGGGCCCGCTGCGGGGCTCACCGTGGTGGTCTGGGAACTGGTGGGCCGCTTCGGGCTCCAAGCGCTAGGACCGCTGCTGCTCATGGCCGGTCTCTTTCAGGTGCTGGCGGGTGCACTCAGAATGGGGCGCTGGTTTCGGGCCGTACCGCCCTCGATCATTCACGGCATGCTCGCAGGCATCGGCGTCCTCATCGTTGCCAGCCAGCTGCACGTGATGATCGATGAGGCACCCAAGGGCTCGCCGTTGCAGAACCTCATCGGCCTTCCCGGCGCCGCGTGGAAGGTCGTGTTCCCGCCCGAGGGCGCGACCCCTCACGTTGCGGCCGCGATGGGGCTCCTCACGATCGCCGTGCTGCTCCTCTGGAACAGGTTCGCACCGCGGGGGCTGCGCGCCTTGCCCGGCGCCCTCATGGGCGTGGTGGCCGCCACGTCCGCAGCGGCGGTGTTTGGCCTGCCTCTTGCGCGCGTGGCCGTTCCCGACAGCTTGGCGGGCGCGGCAAACGTGCCCAGCTGGATGGCCTTCGGGGTGCTCTCTTCGCCGGCCGCCTGGATGGCCGTGCTGGCGCTGGCGGTGATTGCCAGCGCCGAGACCCTGCTGTGCGCGACGGCACTTGATGGCATGCACGGCGGACCGCGCACGAAGTACGACAAAGAGCTGACGGCCCAGGGTATAGGCAACGCGATCTGTGGCCTGCTCGGCGCTCTGCCCATGACCGGTGTCATCGTGCGCTCGAGCGCCAACGTGCAGTCAGGGGCGAAGACGCGGGCTTCCGCCATCCTGCACGGCGCCTGGTTGCTCGCCCTCGTGGCCCTGGCCCCGCAGGTGCTGCGCTGGATCCCGGTGGCCAGCCTGGCCGCGGTGCTGGTGTATACGGGCTACAAGCTCATCGAACCCAAGCGCGTGCGTGAGCTGCGCGCGTACGGGCGGGGCGAGGTGCTCATCTTCTTCGCCACCGTGCTTGGCATCGTGGCCACGGACTTGCTCAAAGGAATCCTGATCGGCATCGCGCTTGCGATGGTGAAGCTGCTCTATCGGTTTACGCATATCCGCATCGAGGTCAGGCACGACCACGGTAACCAGCGCACCACGATTCACCTTTCGGGCTCCGCCACGTTCTTGCGGCTTCCCGAGCTCAGTCACGCGCTCGAATCGGTGCCGGCGGCGCACGAGCTCATCGTCGAACTCGAAGAGCTCGACTACATCGACCATGCCTCGCTCGCGCTGCTGACGAGCTGGGAAAAGCAACACCTCGCGCAGGGTGGACGCGCGTCCATCGGTTGGGAGCAGCTGCGCTTCCTTTGTCACAACCCCGCCACCACGATCAAGGAGGCACGTCGCCTGCATATCGTGAAGTCCAATGCGCCGCCACACGGTTCCCGAAGCCTTTCGGCACAGCCACAGGAGACGACATGAAGAAACTCGTTCAGGGCGTGCACCAATTCCAGGAGCACGCGTTCCAAGCCCACAAGCAGCTATTCGCCGGGCTCGCGGAAGGGCAGGCGCCGCACACCCTGTTCATCACGTGCTCCGATTCGCGCATCAATCCCAACCTTTTGACCCAGGCCGAACCTGGAGAGCTGTTCATTCTGCGGAACCCCGGAAACCTCGTTCCGCGCTACGGACAGTCCCACTCGGGGGAGGCTGCGGGCATCGAGTACGCCCTCACGGCTCTGTCCATCGAGCACATCGTGGTTTGCGGCCACTCCCACTGCGGCGCGATGAAAGGCCTCGTGTCCCCGACCGACCTCGACGTTTTGCCCGCCATGAAGGCCTGGCTGGGGCAAGCCGAGCGCACCCGGCGTGTGCTCTATGAAAACTACCCCGAGGCCAGTCAGGCCGACCTGCTCAACATCGCCATCCAGGAAAACGTGCTGGTGCAGCTCGAGAACCTGCGCAGCCACCCCCTGGTGGCCGAGCGGCTGCAGGCGAACCGGCTACAGCTTTACGGGTGGGTCTACAAACTGGAGACTGGGGAAGTCTTCGCTTACGACGCCACCTCGGGCCAGTTCGAGGGCGTCACCGAAAAGCTACACCTGGGTACCGCCTCCGAGTTGCCCCGCATATCCGCCTCGCTCTAAACTCACACAACGCTGCGCTCGGCTCCGGCCTGGCGCGGCGCTCAGCCAAAAACAAACGCCCGCCCAGCAGAGCCGGACGGGCGTTCCCCCCAATGAGCTTGATTCGTTACCGATACAGCGCAGCCCTAGCGGCTGGCCAGCGTGGATGCGCGCTGCTGAACTTCCTTGGCCGAAGGCACGTCAGGCGCCAGAATGACCACCACGAAGTGCTCACCCTCCTGCGAGACGGTGGCCTTCACGCCGGGTACCGCCAGCGGACCCGATTGCCCCTCCGCCAGCTGGCAGTTCACCACCCGCTGAAGGTAAGGCGTAGACATTCCTGGCTCCGCCCGGACGAAAAGCTGGGCGCCGGAGGGCTGCAGCACGACGGCGCGGCCGATGCGCCGCTCCCGCCTGAGTTCGTTGACACGTTCGACCTGCCCCAGATCAGCGCTGACGCCTGCGCAGACACCGCCGTTCGAGGCCTGGGCCTCCGCGGGGCCTGCACCGAAGGTGCCCCCGAGGGCAAGGGTAGAGGCAAAGGAAAGAAGGCTGGTTGCAACGATGGAGCCGAGCTTTTTCATGTTCATGTCCTCGTCGTTAGTTATGGGCCGGGCCGTGTAGGCGCCCCATGGGGCAAACACCCCAGAAGGCAGAGGGAAAAGTGCCTGCATCGCGTGGGCGGGTCCTCTTCCACCTGCCCCGCCGAGCGAGGGCTCCGTGGCTGACGTTCGCATCGCCCTCGTCGACGACCAGACCATCTTCCGCGAGCTGGTGGCTGAGCTCCTCACCGACGAGCGGCATCAGATCGTCGGCCAGTTCTCTTCGGGGCAGGATGCACTTTCGGCCCTGCCCGCGCTGGCCGTGGACCTCTTGGTCCTGGATGTGGTCCTGCCCGACATGAGCGGCCTCGAGATGCTGCGCCAGCTGGGCGCGCCCCTGCGCCGCACCCAAGTGCTCCTGCTGACCGGCAGCGAGCGCCCCGAGGTCGTGCAGCAGGCCGTGCGGCTGGGGGTGGACGGCATCGTGATGAAGGGCATGCCCTTGTCGGAGCTTCGCGAGGCCGTGCGGCGGGTCGAGGCCGGTGGCACCTTCTTTTGCGCCACATCGCAAACCCTGTTACGGCAGGTGACTCAAAACCCCGTATCCGAGAGCCTCACCCCTCGCGAGCGCCAGATCGTGCAGCTGGTGGCGCAAGGGCTGAGCAGCAAGGAGATCGCGTCCCGCCTGAGCGTGAGCGCCAAGACCGTGGCCAACCACCGCGTCAGCATCATGGCCAAGTTGGGCGTGCACAACGTGGCGGGAGTGACCCGGTACGCGATCGAGCAGGGACTCATCAACGCCGACCTGCCCGACGTGTGCTGATGCCCACTCGGTCGCGCATCCCACCGCCCCGCGCGGCCCGTGAGCCTGCCGCCCCCGCCGAAATTTTTCGCGCCATCGCCGACTACACCTACGACTGGGAAAGCTGGGTGGATGTCGACGGCACGACCCGCTGGATCAACCCTGCGGTCCAGCGCATCACCGGCTTCACGGTGGCCGAATGCCTCGCCATGCAAGACTACCCCCTGCCGCTGGTGCACCGGCGGGACCGGGCCCGCATCCGGCGCGCCTTGCGGACCGCGCACCAGGGGGGCAGCGGCAACGATCTCGAATTCCGTGTGCAGCGCAAGGATGGGACCGTGGGCTGGGGCGCCATCTCCTGGCAGTCGCTCTTCGATGTATCAGGGATCTGCCGGGGCTACCGGACGAGCGTGCGAGACATCAGCTCGCGCAAGCAGGCCGAAGATGAGTTGCGCCAGGCCAAGGTCACGGCCGAGCAGGCGAGCCGTGCCAAGGGCGAGTTCCTCGCGAACATGAGCCACGAGCTTCGCTCTCCGATCCAGTGCATCTCGGGCTACGCCGAGCTGCTCTCGAAGACGAAGCTCACACCCAAGCAGAAACGCTATCTCGCGGTGTTGGGGCAGCAAAACGAAGCGCTTCTCAAGGTGGTGGACGACATCCTGGATTTTTCGGCCTTGCAGGCGGTCATGCCGCGTTTCGAAGAGCTGCCGTTCGAGGTGTCCGACGTGGTGGCGCACGTGGTTGACGGCGCCCGCCCGCTCGCCCAGGCCAAGGGACTGACCCTCTCGGCCGAGATTGCGCCCGCGGCACGGCTTTGCGTGTCGGGCGACGCCCATCGCTTGCGGCAGATCTTGGCAAACCTCGTGAGCAACGCCCTCAAGTTCACGGAGCGCGGATCGGTCACACTGCACGTGGCCCGCGGGGGGCCCGAAGAGCGACGACGACGCCCGGGTCCACCTCTCGTTCGCGATTGCCGACACAGGGATCGGGATCTCACCCGACAGCTTGCGGCACCTGTTTCGCCCCTTCGCGCAGGGCGATACGTCCACGGCGCGCCGCTTTGGGGGCACCGGGCTGGGCCTGGCGATCAGCCGGCGGCTCTCCGAGCTCATGGGCGGTGAGCTGGTGGCCGAGAGCCGGGCGGGGCACGGCTCCGTCTTCACGCTGAGCTTGCCCTTCGTCGAGGCCACGCCCCCCCTAAAGGACACACGGCCGCAGCGGCGGGCAGCCGCTTTGCCGCCGCTCGCGATCCTGGTCGTGGAAGACAACCCCGTGGCCCTGGCGCTGGCCCTCGAGCTTCTGCGTGTGCTTGGGTACAAAGCGCAAGGGGCGCCGAGCGGTCCCGAGGCGCTCGCTCACCTCGAGCGTAAAGCCTACGATCTCGTGCTGATGGACGTGCAGATGCCCGTCATGGACGGCCTCACCCTGACCCGCACGATTCGGCAACGCCGCTTCGCTCACGGTGGAAAACCCACCATCGTGGCGCTCACCGCCAACGTTCTGGCAGATGATCGTCGCGCCTGCCTGGACGCCGGCATGGACGCCTTTTTGGGCAAACCGCTGCGCCTCGAGGTCCTGCGGGCGTACTTGGCAGGCCTGCGCACGGAAGCGCCTGCCCGCCGGGCGCCCCGCCCGCCCTCGCGGCCCGTTGCGCTCGACGAGCATGTGCGCGCAGATCTGGAGCGGCACGTCGACGCCTCCGGGCGATCGTTGCTGTCCCGCTACGCACCCCGGATCGTGGAAGATCTCCGTAAGCTCATCGCCGCGATCGAGGTCGCCGTGAACACCAACGTCGCCGAGACGGTGCTGGGGCTGGCTCACCAGGCCAAGGGGCACGCGAAGCTCGTGGGCGCCACGGAGACCGTGCTCGCCTGTGAGCGTCTGGAACGAGCAGCGCGGACGGGGAATGAGGAAAGCGTGCGGCGCCCCTGGCCCGCGTGCCGGCGCGCGCTCGTGCGCCTCATTGCCTCCTTGGAGCCGCTGGCGCCCGCTCGACGCTCGTCGGACCCGGGCTAGGTCGGGTCAGGGATCGCGCAGGGCCGGTTCGTCGTCTTGTGAAACCCCGCCGATGGCGGCCCGAAAATCGGCCTGGGCACGCAGCCAGCTGCCAAGCGCCTCGGCCTCCACGAGCGCCGCGCTGGCCGTGGCCTGCTCCCGCAGGTTCACGAAGAGCAGATTGCTTTCGCCAAGGTCGAAGCGCGTACGTTCCGCTTCCTCGAGCTTCACCGCCAAACGCAGCTGCTCCCGGGCCAAATCCACCCGCTGGCTGGCGGCATGCAACGCGGAGAGGGCGTCACGCACGTCGGCCGTGATGCGATCCCGCGCCATCTGCTCCTCGGCGGTCAGGCGCGCCAACGCCGC
Coding sequences within:
- a CDS encoding alpha/beta hydrolase, yielding MSTEAAWVLLRGLGREASHWGELPSELAARFAGWSICTPDLPGTGARLSAKSPASIPEIAQAVRASLDPEIRARRLWLVGLSLGSMVALSWALQFPQDVAGLALLSGSVGSLSPPWRRLRPGALRTFVQIARARSAGMREQLTLAVTSANPAAQKAALPAWTQAAEARPVSRHTLGRQLLAAQRFRPLVMPLAIPTLVLAGARDALVHPSCSQRLAQALGSPIFIHPEAGHDLTLDEPAWVLDRLGAWAASENVTIKT
- a CDS encoding succinylglutamate desuccinylase/aspartoacylase family protein, encoding MLFKKRLVGDYPSAARFQAGWRTLAHHLNGEESIAGHSVEGRPIYRFDLGTKGAPVVMLSALIHGIEVIGSVALYQVLRDLGASDAGKKLFDELHLVVLPILNPDAFTRNMNHLDRGWPALRRTNARGVDLNRNFPHVAPLEKRHLFSGSTWKGSPHYQGPKPFSEPESRAVRNVVETLEPHLSLGFHSFGNMILYPWAFSQQPNRRYAVYSDLANAFAADIQGARYAVRQASQFYPTVGDMDDWLDDQHGTLAMTIEVGALNRRLFHPLRLLNPFCWMNPLRIETTVGHLVPGMRALLDRAAHMKLPALTPA
- a CDS encoding porin codes for the protein MTTLLGGTAFAQTAEAPAAPSSGLKISMFADAYYNYSTSKNSATQPGHRAYSAANGFSLSFLGIDTVYETEHFGATASLRFGPSVPIFYGRGTEAGQLGLGIENILQAFGTWKPTSSLKIDVGQFGTIFGAEVAESWKNLNYTRGGLYYAMQPFWHTGVRAAAAVSDELTLTGMVVNGANNIVDSGDETPSVALQGAYAMGDVAVILGYMGSLDPEADFFDHFVDLVATAAIGNLSLVFNADYGMNTKRVDSAGNALDDGTWYGASLAGGLGLTDQLGVALRGEYLGDPDGLIWGAEDNYLITGTVTLEYKPYEAGNLVIRLDNRFEKSDAQIFANRDGEGTDTWFQSVLGLVVHTD
- a CDS encoding SulP family inorganic anion transporter, whose amino-acid sequence is MGLRSELSDIKTSLPADLLASFVVFLVALPLCMGVAVASGVPPALGLITGIVGGLVVGVLAGSPLQVSGPAAGLTVVVWELVGRFGLQALGPLLLMAGLFQVLAGALRMGRWFRAVPPSIIHGMLAGIGVLIVASQLHVMIDEAPKGSPLQNLIGLPGAAWKVVFPPEGATPHVAAAMGLLTIAVLLLWNRFAPRGLRALPGALMGVVAATSAAAVFGLPLARVAVPDSLAGAANVPSWMAFGVLSSPAAWMAVLALAVIASAETLLCATALDGMHGGPRTKYDKELTAQGIGNAICGLLGALPMTGVIVRSSANVQSGAKTRASAILHGAWLLALVALAPQVLRWIPVASLAAVLVYTGYKLIEPKRVRELRAYGRGEVLIFFATVLGIVATDLLKGILIGIALAMVKLLYRFTHIRIEVRHDHGNQRTTIHLSGSATFLRLPELSHALESVPAAHELIVELEELDYIDHASLALLTSWEKQHLAQGGRASIGWEQLRFLCHNPATTIKEARRLHIVKSNAPPHGSRSLSAQPQETT
- a CDS encoding carbonic anhydrase, producing the protein MKKLVQGVHQFQEHAFQAHKQLFAGLAEGQAPHTLFITCSDSRINPNLLTQAEPGELFILRNPGNLVPRYGQSHSGEAAGIEYALTALSIEHIVVCGHSHCGAMKGLVSPTDLDVLPAMKAWLGQAERTRRVLYENYPEASQADLLNIAIQENVLVQLENLRSHPLVAERLQANRLQLYGWVYKLETGEVFAYDATSGQFEGVTEKLHLGTASELPRISASL
- a CDS encoding response regulator transcription factor, producing MADVRIALVDDQTIFRELVAELLTDERHQIVGQFSSGQDALSALPALAVDLLVLDVVLPDMSGLEMLRQLGAPLRRTQVLLLTGSERPEVVQQAVRLGVDGIVMKGMPLSELREAVRRVEAGGTFFCATSQTLLRQVTQNPVSESLTPRERQIVQLVAQGLSSKEIASRLSVSAKTVANHRVSIMAKLGVHNVAGVTRYAIEQGLINADLPDVC
- a CDS encoding PAS domain S-box protein; the encoded protein is MPTRSRIPPPRAAREPAAPAEIFRAIADYTYDWESWVDVDGTTRWINPAVQRITGFTVAECLAMQDYPLPLVHRRDRARIRRALRTAHQGGSGNDLEFRVQRKDGTVGWGAISWQSLFDVSGICRGYRTSVRDISSRKQAEDELRQAKVTAEQASRAKGEFLANMSHELRSPIQCISGYAELLSKTKLTPKQKRYLAVLGQQNEALLKVVDDILDFSALQAVMPRFEELPFEVSDVVAHVVDGARPLAQAKGLTLSAEIAPAARLCVSGDAHRLRQILANLVSNALKFTERGSVTLHVARGGPEERRRRPGPPLVRDCRHRDRDLTRQLAAPVSPLRAGRYVHGAPLWGHRAGPGDQPAALRAHGR
- a CDS encoding response regulator translates to MGGELVAESRAGHGSVFTLSLPFVEATPPLKDTRPQRRAAALPPLAILVVEDNPVALALALELLRVLGYKAQGAPSGPEALAHLERKAYDLVLMDVQMPVMDGLTLTRTIRQRRFAHGGKPTIVALTANVLADDRRACLDAGMDAFLGKPLRLEVLRAYLAGLRTEAPARRAPRPPSRPVALDEHVRADLERHVDASGRSLLSRYAPRIVEDLRKLIAAIEVAVNTNVAETVLGLAHQAKGHAKLVGATETVLACERLERAARTGNEESVRRPWPACRRALVRLIASLEPLAPARRSSDPG